In Acidimicrobiales bacterium, a genomic segment contains:
- a CDS encoding trimethylamine methyltransferase family protein gives MSGSRRGRLSGRSRIRDVIGEQPPWQQPRMRFDPLRAVSDDELESIHLASLRVLSETGIDFLDDTARRQLADAGCDVSDNRVRFDPELVQHLIATAPAEFTLHAPNPDRDLHIGGDVITYTSVASPPFVTGLGRDRRDGNRDDYRELLKLGQVLNVVHTVAGYPVEPMDLHPSVRHLHATHDMLTLSDKVPFVYSLSRQRNLDAIEMTRLARGVDDHTMSAQPSLYSVINASTPLRYDTVMLHGIQEMSARNQCIVITPFTLAGAMAPVTVVGALVLQNAEALAGIAYTQVVRPGAPVIYGGFTSNVDMRSGAPAFGTPEYWKACLIGGQLARRYDLPYRSSNVNASNSVDSQSATESTIAVWGAVMGGVNLLLHGTGWLEGGLLTSFEKFVIDADLLNMVTAMLQPVTIDDAALAVEAIAEVGPAGHFFGTQHTQDRYATEHFQPLVSKWSNFEMWDEEGRVESHHRAEALARTLIDAHVEPSMAPERRAGIDEFLSRRVAEGGVETDY, from the coding sequence ATGAGCGGCTCCAGACGGGGACGTCTCAGCGGGCGTTCCCGGATCCGCGACGTGATAGGCGAGCAACCGCCGTGGCAGCAGCCCCGCATGCGATTCGACCCATTGCGGGCCGTGTCCGACGACGAACTGGAGTCCATCCATCTGGCCTCGCTGCGGGTCCTGTCCGAGACCGGTATCGACTTCCTGGACGACACGGCCCGCCGACAGTTAGCCGACGCCGGATGTGACGTGTCCGACAACCGGGTTCGCTTTGACCCCGAACTCGTCCAGCACCTGATAGCCACCGCCCCGGCCGAGTTCACCCTGCACGCCCCGAACCCGGACCGTGACCTCCATATCGGCGGCGACGTCATCACCTACACCAGCGTGGCCAGCCCCCCGTTCGTGACCGGGCTGGGTCGTGACCGCCGTGATGGCAACCGCGACGACTACCGCGAACTGCTCAAGCTCGGCCAGGTACTCAACGTGGTCCACACGGTGGCCGGCTACCCGGTCGAACCCATGGACCTCCACCCGTCGGTCCGCCACCTGCATGCCACTCACGACATGCTTACCCTCTCGGACAAGGTGCCGTTCGTCTACAGCCTCAGCCGCCAACGAAACCTTGACGCCATCGAGATGACCCGCCTGGCCCGGGGAGTCGACGACCACACAATGAGCGCCCAGCCGTCGCTGTACTCGGTCATCAACGCCAGTACCCCACTGCGCTACGACACGGTGATGCTCCACGGCATCCAGGAGATGTCGGCCCGCAATCAGTGCATCGTCATCACCCCATTCACTCTGGCGGGCGCCATGGCACCGGTGACGGTGGTCGGCGCCCTGGTGCTCCAGAACGCCGAGGCGTTGGCCGGCATCGCCTACACACAGGTGGTCCGACCCGGGGCCCCGGTCATCTACGGCGGCTTCACCTCCAACGTCGACATGCGCTCCGGAGCACCAGCCTTCGGCACCCCCGAGTACTGGAAAGCCTGCCTAATAGGCGGCCAGCTGGCTCGGCGCTACGACCTGCCCTACCGCTCGTCGAATGTCAACGCGTCCAACAGCGTCGACAGCCAGTCGGCAACCGAGAGCACCATCGCCGTTTGGGGAGCGGTCATGGGTGGCGTCAACCTCCTCCTCCACGGCACTGGTTGGCTGGAAGGCGGCCTGCTGACCTCCTTCGAGAAATTCGTAATCGACGCCGACCTGCTGAACATGGTGACGGCCATGCTCCAACCCGTGACCATCGACGATGCCGCCCTGGCCGTCGAGGCCATCGCCGAAGTGGGGCCGGCCGGACACTTCTTCGGCACCCAGCACACCCAGGACCGCTACGCCACCGAACACTTCCAACCCCTAGTCTCAAAATGGTCCAACTTCGAGATGTGGGACGAAGAGGGCCGCGTCGAATCTCACCATCGGGCTGAGGCCTTGGCCCGCACCCTGATCGACGCCCATGTCGAGCCCTCCATGGCACCCGAGCGCCGGGCCGGCATCGACGAGTTCCTATCCCGCCGGGTCGCCGAGGGTGGCGTCGAAACCGACTACTGA
- a CDS encoding mandelate racemase/muconate lactonizing enzyme family protein: MLIRDVETFVVGNPPPRHGGRYFIFVKLTTDDGIEGIGEAYVATVGPHLVAEMIVDVADRHLVGHRPFDVESFWRRAYGSGYALRPDPTLCGIISALEMACWDIIGKATGRPVYDLLGGRVHEGLRSYTYLYPDDGDAYDPLDGPNLYSNPDLAAEAAVRAVDQGFTAVKFDPAGPYTVFDGRQPSLERLDLSERYTRAVREAVGNRADLLFGTHGQFTPSGALRLARRLEAYDPLWFEEPVPTDDLEGMARVAAGTTIPVATGERLTTVSEFAAVLRAGAASILQPDLGRSGGILQGKKIAAIAEVHQALLAPHCYCGPVVAAANIALAACTPNFLVLESIDRFDGFHADLLETPIRWEDGMVIPSTEPGLGVVLDEHVALAHPYEDGELHLEAGGEPMSFNEGLA, translated from the coding sequence ATGCTGATCCGCGACGTCGAGACCTTCGTGGTCGGCAACCCGCCACCCCGACACGGTGGCCGCTACTTCATCTTCGTGAAGCTGACCACCGACGACGGGATCGAGGGCATCGGCGAGGCCTACGTGGCCACCGTCGGCCCGCACCTGGTGGCCGAGATGATCGTCGACGTGGCCGACCGTCACCTGGTGGGTCACCGTCCGTTCGACGTGGAGTCATTCTGGCGTCGGGCCTACGGCAGCGGCTACGCCCTGCGGCCCGACCCCACTCTGTGCGGAATCATCAGCGCGCTGGAGATGGCGTGCTGGGACATCATCGGCAAGGCCACGGGGCGGCCGGTGTACGACCTCCTGGGTGGGCGGGTCCACGAAGGCCTGCGCTCCTACACCTACCTGTATCCCGATGACGGGGACGCCTACGACCCGCTCGACGGGCCGAACCTCTACTCCAATCCCGACCTGGCCGCCGAGGCAGCGGTCCGGGCCGTCGACCAGGGGTTCACCGCGGTCAAGTTCGACCCAGCCGGCCCCTACACGGTGTTTGACGGCCGCCAGCCGTCGCTCGAACGCCTCGACCTTTCGGAGCGTTACACGCGGGCCGTCCGCGAGGCGGTCGGTAACCGGGCTGACCTCCTATTCGGCACCCACGGCCAGTTCACTCCGTCCGGCGCCCTCCGGTTGGCCCGACGCCTCGAGGCCTACGACCCGCTCTGGTTCGAGGAGCCGGTCCCGACCGACGATCTCGAGGGCATGGCCCGGGTGGCGGCAGGCACCACCATCCCGGTGGCCACCGGCGAACGTCTAACCACCGTGTCGGAGTTCGCGGCGGTGCTCCGGGCCGGCGCGGCATCGATCCTGCAACCCGACCTGGGTCGCAGCGGGGGGATCCTCCAGGGCAAGAAGATCGCGGCGATCGCCGAGGTCCACCAGGCGTTGCTGGCCCCCCACTGTTACTGCGGACCGGTCGTGGCGGCCGCCAACATCGCACTGGCCGCCTGCACCCCCAACTTCTTGGTCCTCGAGTCGATCGACCGCTTCGACGGCTTCCACGCCGACCTGCTGGAGACACCCATCCGCTGGGAGGACGGGATGGTCATCCCATCGACCGAACCGGGTCTCGGCGTGGTGCTCGACGAGCATGTCGCTCTGGCCCATCCCTACGAGGACGGAGAACTCCACCTGGAGGCAGGCGGCGAGCCCATGTCGTTCAACGAAGGACTCGCCTGA